A window of the Streptomyces sp. Ag109_O5-10 genome harbors these coding sequences:
- a CDS encoding FAD-binding oxidoreductase, which yields MNLRAQVVIIGGGVMGTSIACHLARAGVRDVVLVERDELAAGSTSKAAGGVRAQFSDELNIQLGARSLEAFARFGAETGYDIGLHRVGYLFLLSTPEEVASFEAGVRLQNHLGVPSRMLTPKEAARLSPLITTDGLLAAAYSPDDGHCTPESVVHGYAATARAHGARVLRHTEVTGIERDGARVTAVHTSLGRIATETVICAAGAWSRAVGAMAGVDLPVQPLRRQIAVTEPVRALPSTLPMTIDFTTSLYFHAEGPGLLLGMSDPDERPGFATDTHDRWIPRLYAAMERRAPALLDLRRTGGWAGLYENTPDHNALIGEAPTVSRFLYATGFSGHGFLQAPAVGEVVRDLYLGRAPLVDVGPLGAGRFAADAPRPESNLV from the coding sequence GTGAATCTTCGGGCCCAGGTCGTGATCATCGGCGGCGGGGTGATGGGGACCAGCATCGCCTGCCACCTCGCGAGGGCGGGCGTCCGCGACGTCGTCCTCGTCGAACGTGACGAACTCGCCGCCGGATCCACCTCGAAGGCCGCGGGCGGGGTGCGCGCCCAGTTCTCCGACGAGCTCAACATCCAACTGGGTGCGCGCAGTTTGGAAGCCTTCGCCCGCTTCGGCGCGGAGACCGGGTACGACATCGGGCTGCACCGCGTCGGGTACCTCTTCCTCCTCTCCACCCCCGAGGAGGTCGCCTCCTTCGAGGCGGGCGTCCGGCTGCAGAACCACCTCGGGGTGCCCAGCCGGATGCTGACCCCGAAGGAGGCGGCCCGGCTCTCCCCGCTGATCACCACCGACGGACTGCTGGCCGCCGCCTACTCCCCGGACGACGGCCACTGCACCCCCGAGTCCGTCGTGCACGGCTACGCGGCCACCGCCCGCGCCCACGGCGCCCGCGTCCTGCGCCACACCGAGGTCACCGGCATCGAACGGGACGGCGCGCGCGTCACCGCCGTGCACACCAGCCTCGGCCGGATCGCCACCGAGACGGTGATCTGCGCGGCCGGTGCCTGGTCGCGGGCGGTCGGCGCGATGGCCGGCGTCGACTTACCGGTGCAGCCGCTGCGCCGCCAGATCGCGGTCACCGAGCCCGTCCGGGCGCTGCCGTCGACGCTCCCCATGACCATCGACTTCACCACCAGCCTGTACTTCCACGCCGAGGGCCCGGGACTGCTGCTCGGCATGTCCGACCCCGACGAGCGGCCGGGCTTCGCCACCGACACCCACGACCGCTGGATCCCGCGCCTGTACGCGGCGATGGAACGCCGCGCCCCGGCCCTGCTCGACCTGCGCCGCACCGGCGGCTGGGCGGGCCTGTACGAGAACACCCCGGACCACAACGCCCTGATCGGCGAGGCGCCCACGGTCTCCCGGTTCCTGTACGCCACCGGGTTCTCCGGTCACGGCTTCCTCCAGGCACCGGCCGTCGGCGAGGTGGTCCGCGACCTGTACCTGGGCCGCGCGCCCCTCGTGGACGTCGGCCCGCTCGGCGCGGGCCGGTTCGCGGCCGATGCCCCGCGCCCGGAGTCGAACCTCGTGTGA
- the ribA gene encoding GTP cyclohydrolase II: MTENIGVLGKKSPRRSGVERVVNAPLPTVYGKFQAIGYLDHDRGDEQVALVYGDIGSDRVLTRLHSECLTGDAFGSQHCECGDQLAAALRAVVAEGSGIVVYLRGHEGRGIGLLAKLRAMALQAEGLDTVEANLALGLPVDARDYGVAAGILSDLGVRSVRLMSNNPRKRESLVRHGVEVAETVPLLIEPCENNITYLRTKRERLDHVLPHLDAVAHWS; the protein is encoded by the coding sequence ATGACAGAAAACATCGGCGTCCTCGGCAAGAAGTCCCCACGGCGTTCGGGCGTGGAACGCGTCGTGAATGCACCGCTGCCCACCGTCTACGGCAAATTCCAGGCGATCGGCTACCTGGACCACGACCGCGGCGACGAGCAAGTCGCCCTGGTCTACGGGGACATCGGCAGCGACCGGGTGCTGACCCGGCTGCACTCCGAGTGCCTGACCGGGGACGCGTTCGGCTCCCAGCACTGCGAGTGCGGCGACCAGCTGGCCGCCGCGCTGCGCGCGGTCGTCGCCGAAGGCAGCGGCATCGTCGTCTACTTGCGCGGCCACGAGGGCCGCGGCATCGGCCTGCTCGCCAAGCTGCGCGCGATGGCCCTCCAGGCGGAGGGCCTCGACACGGTCGAGGCGAACCTCGCGCTCGGTCTGCCCGTGGACGCACGCGACTACGGGGTCGCCGCCGGCATCCTGAGCGACCTCGGGGTGCGTTCGGTGCGTCTGATGTCCAACAACCCGCGCAAGCGCGAGTCCCTGGTGCGGCACGGCGTCGAGGTCGCCGAAACGGTCCCGCTGCTGATCGAGCCGTGCGAGAACAACATCACCTACCTGCGGACGAAGCGCGAGCGGCTCGACCACGTGCTGCCCCACCTGGACGCGGTGGCTCACTGGTCCTGA
- a CDS encoding creatininase family protein, which translates to MSGSGARTAAYGLLPADTTEEVRTRGAGVSTQVAVLPVGSFEQHGPYLPLATDTLVACAVAREIAAVHPVHLLPPVTVSCSHEHAAWPGTVSISAVTLHAVVNDIAGSLRRSGVEALVVVNGHGGNYVLGNVVQEASARGERLALYPAVEDWETALTRARVETSALSDMHAGEIETSILLHAHPELVRPGYESADFTADDRRHLLTLGMSAYTESGVIGRPSLGSAEKGKELLSSLADSFGTLFELLTAGRE; encoded by the coding sequence ATGAGTGGTTCGGGCGCGCGTACGGCGGCATACGGCTTGTTGCCGGCGGACACTACGGAAGAGGTACGGACCAGGGGGGCGGGCGTTTCAACACAGGTCGCCGTCCTTCCGGTGGGGAGCTTCGAACAGCACGGCCCCTACCTTCCGCTCGCTACGGACACCCTCGTCGCCTGTGCCGTCGCCCGGGAGATCGCCGCCGTGCACCCGGTGCACCTCCTCCCACCGGTGACGGTCTCCTGCTCGCACGAGCACGCGGCCTGGCCGGGGACCGTCAGCATCTCCGCGGTGACCCTGCACGCGGTGGTGAACGACATCGCCGGCTCGCTGCGCCGCTCGGGCGTCGAGGCGCTGGTCGTGGTCAACGGCCACGGCGGCAACTACGTGCTGGGCAACGTCGTGCAGGAGGCGTCCGCGCGGGGCGAGCGGCTGGCGCTGTACCCGGCCGTGGAGGACTGGGAGACGGCGCTCACACGGGCGCGGGTGGAGACCTCGGCGCTCTCCGACATGCATGCCGGAGAAATCGAGACCTCCATTCTGCTGCATGCTCATCCCGAATTGGTCCGCCCTGGTTACGAGTCTGCCGATTTCACTGCTGACGACCGTCGTCATCTCCTCACCCTGGGAATGTCCGCCTATACCGAGTCGGGCGTCATCGGCCGCCCTTCCCTGGGGTCGGCGGAAAAGGGGAAGGAACTCCTGTCGAGCCTCGCGGATTCCTTCGGCACGCTTTTCGAACTGCTCACCGCCGGGCGGGAGTAG
- a CDS encoding trans-aconitate methyltransferase produces MTSETTTTAPVGAIPAQPGPTDVTDAGVGREREQTPSEVIPGAGPAARPGERATVRLRETGPEEPPRYAPEWLELRESADAAARADDLLDPLRIRLANLPGKAGGIVVHDLGCGTGSMGRWLAPRLDGPQHWILHDRDPYLLHFAAVASPRAAADGSRVTVETRRGDIGRLTPDALIGASLVTASALLDVLTREEVDILAEACTGAGCPALLTLSVAGRVELAPAHPLDAELADAFNAHQRRGGLLGPDAVTAACEAFSDRGATVKLHPSAWRLGPDAKALTEQWLRGWVGAAVEERPELAARADAYLAERLAANAAGELRVVVHHSDLLALARPIGGTS; encoded by the coding sequence ATGACCAGCGAGACCACGACCACTGCTCCGGTCGGCGCGATACCCGCGCAGCCGGGACCGACGGATGTTACGGATGCAGGTGTGGGACGAGAACGCGAACAGACGCCGTCCGAGGTGATACCCGGCGCCGGCCCCGCCGCCCGGCCGGGCGAGCGGGCCACCGTACGGCTGCGCGAGACCGGGCCCGAGGAACCGCCGCGGTACGCGCCCGAGTGGCTGGAGCTGCGGGAGAGCGCGGACGCGGCCGCCCGGGCGGACGACCTGCTGGACCCGCTGCGGATCCGGCTGGCCAACCTGCCCGGCAAGGCGGGCGGGATCGTCGTGCACGACCTGGGCTGCGGCACCGGCTCGATGGGCCGCTGGCTCGCCCCCCGCCTCGACGGCCCCCAGCACTGGATCCTGCACGACCGCGACCCCTACCTGCTGCACTTCGCCGCCGTCGCCTCGCCCCGCGCGGCCGCCGACGGCAGCCGGGTCACCGTGGAGACCCGGCGCGGCGACATCGGCCGGCTCACCCCCGACGCGCTGATCGGCGCCTCCCTGGTGACCGCCTCCGCGCTCCTCGACGTCCTCACCCGGGAGGAGGTCGACATCCTCGCCGAGGCCTGCACCGGGGCCGGCTGCCCCGCGCTGCTCACCCTCTCGGTCGCCGGGCGGGTCGAACTGGCCCCCGCCCACCCGCTGGACGCCGAGCTCGCCGACGCCTTCAACGCCCACCAGCGGCGCGGCGGCCTGCTCGGCCCGGACGCGGTCACCGCCGCCTGTGAGGCGTTCTCCGACCGGGGCGCCACCGTGAAGCTGCACCCCAGCGCGTGGCGGCTCGGTCCCGACGCGAAGGCGCTCACCGAGCAGTGGCTGCGCGGCTGGGTCGGCGCCGCGGTCGAGGAACGCCCCGAGCTGGCCGCGCGCGCCGACGCCTACCTGGCCGAGCGGCTCGCCGCCAACGCGGCCGGCGAACTGCGGGTCGTCGTGCACCACAGTGACCTGCTCGCGCTCGCCCGGCCGATCGGAGGCACCTCATGA
- a CDS encoding glycosyltransferase family 4 protein — translation MAIGRPSALTYVPAQRAGTTDSKAPASIGILPMSLRNVHFVMPGGVDDQANPSGGNAYDRRVCLDLPGFGWQVTRHAVPGSWPRPGTADRDALARTLRELPDGTVVLLDGLVACGVPEVVVPETERLRLAVLVHLPLGAETGLDAAVAADLDARERTVLRAVPAVIATSDWAVRRLVSHHGLPPERVHVAAPGADIAPLAGGTDGVSHLLCVAAVTPRKGQHRLIEALAAVRDLPWTCTCVGGLDTAPEYVAHLRSLIAEHGLTDRLHLAGPRAGADLDASYAAADLMVLTSYAETYGMAVTEALARGIPVLATDVGGLPEAVGRAPDGGVPGILVPPEDPAALAAELRGWFGEADVRRRLKAAARGRRAALDGWATTARSLAGVLLRLPDEPRRAA, via the coding sequence ATGGCCATCGGCCGCCCGTCGGCCCTCACCTACGTGCCCGCGCAGCGCGCAGGCACCACCGACAGCAAGGCTCCGGCGAGCATCGGGATCCTCCCCATGTCCCTGCGCAACGTGCACTTCGTCATGCCCGGCGGCGTCGACGACCAGGCCAACCCGAGCGGCGGCAACGCCTACGACCGGCGGGTCTGCCTCGACCTCCCCGGCTTCGGCTGGCAGGTCACCAGGCACGCGGTGCCCGGCTCCTGGCCGCGCCCCGGCACCGCCGACCGCGACGCGCTCGCGCGCACCCTGCGGGAACTGCCCGACGGCACGGTCGTCCTCCTGGACGGCCTGGTCGCCTGCGGGGTCCCGGAGGTCGTCGTACCCGAGACGGAACGGCTGCGGCTCGCCGTCCTCGTGCACCTCCCGCTCGGCGCCGAGACCGGGCTCGACGCGGCCGTCGCCGCCGACCTGGACGCCCGCGAGCGGACGGTGCTGCGCGCCGTACCGGCCGTGATCGCGACCAGCGACTGGGCGGTGCGGCGGCTGGTCTCGCACCACGGCCTGCCACCCGAACGGGTGCACGTGGCAGCACCGGGTGCCGACATCGCCCCGCTGGCCGGCGGCACCGACGGCGTCTCGCACCTGCTGTGCGTCGCCGCCGTCACCCCGCGCAAGGGCCAGCACCGGCTCATCGAGGCGCTCGCGGCCGTCCGGGACCTGCCGTGGACCTGCACCTGCGTCGGCGGTCTCGACACCGCTCCCGAGTACGTCGCCCACCTGCGGTCGCTGATCGCCGAGCACGGGCTGACGGACCGCCTGCACCTCGCGGGCCCGCGGGCCGGCGCCGACCTGGACGCCAGTTACGCGGCCGCCGACCTGATGGTGCTCACCTCGTACGCCGAGACCTACGGCATGGCCGTCACCGAGGCCCTCGCCCGTGGCATCCCGGTGCTCGCGACCGACGTCGGCGGCCTGCCGGAAGCGGTCGGCCGGGCCCCCGACGGCGGGGTACCCGGCATCCTCGTGCCGCCGGAGGACCCCGCCGCGCTCGCCGCCGAACTGCGCGGCTGGTTCGGCGAGGCGGACGTACGCCGCCGTCTCAAGGCCGCCGCCCGCGGCCGTCGGGCGGCGCTCGACGGCTGGGCGACCACCGCCCGCAGCCTCGCCGGAGTCCTGCTGCGGCTCCCTGACGAACCCCGGAGGGCGGCATGA
- a CDS encoding 6-carboxytetrahydropterin synthase, translating into MFSITVRDHIMIAHSFRGEVFGPAQRLHGATFLVDATFRREQLDDDNIVVDIGLATQELGAVVSELNYRNLDNEPDFAGINTSTEFLAKVIADRLAERIEKGALGEGARGLAGLTVTLHESHVAWASYERAL; encoded by the coding sequence TTGTTCAGCATCACCGTCCGCGATCACATCATGATCGCCCACAGCTTCCGCGGCGAGGTGTTCGGGCCCGCGCAGCGACTGCACGGCGCCACGTTCCTGGTGGACGCCACCTTCCGCCGTGAGCAGCTGGACGACGACAACATCGTCGTCGACATCGGTCTTGCCACCCAGGAACTCGGCGCCGTGGTCAGCGAGCTGAACTACAGAAACCTGGACAACGAGCCCGACTTCGCCGGGATCAACACCTCCACGGAGTTCCTCGCGAAGGTCATCGCCGACCGGCTCGCCGAGCGCATCGAGAAGGGCGCGCTCGGCGAGGGCGCCCGGGGCCTCGCCGGACTGACCGTCACCCTCCACGAGTCGCACGTCGCCTGGGCGAGTTACGAGCGTGCCCTGTGA
- a CDS encoding zinc-binding alcohol dehydrogenase — protein sequence MNSSARAFWLRSPGHGELRDVTLAEPGEGEVLVRALYSGVSRGTETLVFRGGVPESQHDVMRAPFQEGDFPGPVKYGYLSVGVVERGPGGLVGRTVFCLYPHQTRYVVPVSAVTVVPERVPPARAVLAGTVETAVNALWDAAPLLGDRIAVIGGGMVGCSVAALLARFPGVRLQLVDADPARAKTAEALGVDFAAPEDALGECDLVVHASATEQGLTRALELLAREGTVLDLSWYGDRRIALPLGEAFHSRRLTVRSSQVGTVSPAARAGRTYADRLTLALDLLADPALDALITGESAFEELPEVLPRLASGELPALCHRVRYGDNG from the coding sequence ATGAACTCCTCGGCCCGCGCGTTCTGGCTCCGCTCCCCGGGCCACGGAGAGCTGCGTGACGTCACCCTCGCGGAGCCCGGCGAGGGCGAGGTGCTGGTGCGCGCGCTGTACTCGGGAGTCAGCCGGGGCACGGAGACACTGGTGTTCCGTGGCGGGGTGCCGGAGAGCCAGCACGACGTGATGCGGGCGCCCTTCCAGGAGGGCGACTTCCCCGGCCCGGTGAAGTACGGCTACCTCAGCGTCGGCGTCGTGGAGCGGGGCCCCGGTGGGCTGGTCGGGCGTACGGTCTTCTGCCTGTATCCGCATCAGACGCGTTACGTCGTTCCGGTGAGCGCGGTGACGGTGGTACCGGAGCGGGTCCCCCCGGCACGCGCGGTCCTCGCGGGCACGGTCGAGACCGCCGTGAACGCCCTCTGGGACGCGGCGCCGCTGCTCGGGGACCGGATCGCGGTCATCGGCGGCGGCATGGTCGGCTGCTCGGTCGCCGCCCTGCTCGCCCGCTTCCCCGGCGTGCGGCTCCAGCTGGTCGACGCCGACCCGGCACGGGCCAAGACCGCCGAGGCCCTCGGCGTGGACTTCGCGGCCCCCGAGGACGCCCTCGGGGAGTGCGACCTGGTCGTGCACGCCAGCGCCACCGAGCAGGGCCTCACCCGCGCCCTGGAACTCCTCGCCCGGGAGGGCACGGTCCTCGACCTGAGCTGGTACGGCGACCGGCGGATCGCCCTTCCGCTCGGCGAGGCCTTCCACTCCCGCCGGCTCACCGTGCGCAGCAGCCAGGTCGGCACCGTCTCCCCGGCCGCCCGGGCCGGCCGCACCTACGCCGACCGGCTCACCCTGGCCCTGGACCTGCTGGCCGATCCGGCGCTGGACGCCCTCATCACGGGGGAAAGCGCGTTCGAGGAGTTGCCGGAGGTGCTTCCGAGGCTCGCCTCCGGGGAGCTTCCGGCCCTCTGTCACCGGGTCCGCTACGGCGACAACGGCTGA
- a CDS encoding CDP-alcohol phosphatidyltransferase family protein — protein MALNNTYEARLVQQETAVGAGVQVLLLALLGTAIGMGPAGWLTGLAFAIATWAVLSRALHRTRPRSFGPANRVTLGRAILVGGVTALVADSFESSPPVTLLVGLTAVALILDGVDGKVARRTGTSTALGARFDMEVDAFLILVLSVYVSTRLGPWVLLIGGMRYAFVAAAKLAPWLNAPLPHSMARKTVAAMQGICLLLAGADLLPYLADLGVVLLALGSLVWSFGRDVRWLWRNARPASLMAVPAAAAERVPDSAEELELLELAVR, from the coding sequence GTGGCCCTGAACAACACTTACGAAGCCAGGCTGGTCCAGCAGGAGACCGCTGTGGGAGCGGGCGTACAGGTCCTGTTGCTGGCCCTGCTCGGGACGGCGATCGGCATGGGGCCGGCCGGCTGGCTTACGGGTCTCGCGTTCGCGATAGCCACCTGGGCGGTGCTCTCCCGGGCCCTGCACCGCACCCGGCCGCGCTCCTTCGGCCCCGCCAACCGGGTGACCCTCGGCCGCGCGATCCTGGTCGGCGGCGTGACGGCCCTGGTCGCCGACTCCTTCGAGAGCTCCCCGCCGGTCACCCTGCTGGTCGGCCTGACGGCCGTGGCCCTGATCCTCGACGGCGTGGACGGCAAGGTGGCCCGGAGGACGGGTACGTCGACCGCGCTGGGCGCCCGCTTCGACATGGAGGTCGACGCGTTCCTGATCCTGGTGCTGAGCGTGTACGTGTCCACGCGGCTCGGGCCCTGGGTTCTGCTGATCGGCGGGATGCGCTACGCGTTCGTCGCGGCGGCGAAGCTCGCGCCCTGGCTGAACGCCCCGCTGCCGCACTCCATGGCCCGCAAGACGGTCGCCGCGATGCAGGGCATCTGCCTGCTGCTTGCCGGCGCGGACCTGCTGCCGTACCTGGCCGACCTGGGCGTGGTGCTGCTGGCGCTCGGCTCCCTGGTGTGGTCCTTCGGCCGGGACGTGCGGTGGCTGTGGCGCAACGCGCGGCCGGCTTCCCTGATGGCGGTGCCCGCGGCCGCGGCGGAGCGGGTGCCGGACTCCGCCGAGGAGCTGGAGCTCCTGGAACTGGCGGTGCGCTGA
- a CDS encoding YcnI family protein translates to MSSTRLTLRRAATVTALTAASVLAAAGIAAAHVTVHPESYAKGATDGVLTFRVPNEEDTASTTKVQVYLPTDHPVLGVLVTPHDGWTAKVTTTKLKTPVKTDDGTITEAASEITWTGGKIGAGQFEDFDVAFGQLPEDTDQLAFKTLQTYSDGKVVRWIEEAQSGDDEPENPAPTLKLTAAGDDSAGDDSAASAAPAAKTGGTATTTAADSSDSTARGLGIAGLIVGVLGLAAAAFAVVRTRGAKS, encoded by the coding sequence ATGTCCAGCACCCGGCTCACCCTCCGCCGCGCCGCCACCGTCACCGCGCTGACCGCCGCCTCGGTCCTGGCCGCCGCCGGTATCGCCGCCGCGCACGTCACCGTCCACCCCGAGAGCTACGCCAAGGGCGCCACCGACGGCGTGCTGACCTTCCGCGTGCCCAACGAGGAGGACACCGCCTCCACCACCAAGGTCCAGGTCTACCTGCCCACCGACCACCCGGTCCTGGGCGTCCTCGTCACCCCGCACGACGGCTGGACCGCCAAGGTGACCACCACCAAGCTCAAGACGCCGGTGAAGACCGACGACGGCACCATCACCGAGGCCGCCTCGGAGATCACCTGGACCGGCGGCAAGATCGGCGCCGGCCAGTTCGAGGACTTCGACGTCGCCTTCGGGCAACTGCCCGAGGACACCGACCAGCTGGCCTTCAAGACCCTGCAGACGTACTCCGACGGCAAGGTCGTGCGCTGGATCGAGGAGGCGCAGAGCGGCGACGACGAGCCGGAGAACCCGGCGCCGACGCTCAAGCTCACCGCGGCGGGCGACGACTCCGCGGGCGACGACTCCGCCGCGTCGGCCGCACCGGCCGCCAAGACCGGCGGCACGGCGACCACCACGGCCGCTGACTCCAGCGACTCCACCGCCCGCGGCCTCGGCATCGCGGGCCTGATCGTCGGCGTCCTGGGCCTGGCGGCGGCCGCGTTCGCCGTCGTACGGACGCGGGGCGCGAAGTCGTAG
- a CDS encoding adenylyl cyclase codes for MIPSRRAVLRGAAAAAAAVPLAGATAGSAFASSSASAGAGGHGDAGHGTAGLGPNVLVFDTSMGDAAIQAQIDAVFAVQQSNQFGTERYALAFQPGTYNVEINVGFYTHVLGLGASPEDVVINGHVTVDAQWFGGNGTQDFWRAAENLTIVPPDGLERWAVAQAGPMRRVHVKGNMILMPSPPGNGWSSGGFLADSVVDGQINSGSQQQWLSRNDTIGSWTGANWNMVFVGVQGAPATSFPTPPYTTVDRTPVVREKPFLTVDRRGAYHVFVPALRRDSTGTSWAAGPAAGHSIPLTEFHVARPGDSAASINAALARGKHLLLTPGIYPLSAPLRISRPGTVVLGLGLPTLQAVKGNSLIEVADIGDVSVAGVILEAASADSPVLLRVGDGHSRRNHAHRPTALFDVFPRIGGAVPGGTRVSIQIDSNDVIVDHVWAWRADHGLDGTVGWSVNPAGVGFLVNGDRVTTYGLFVEHHQNYEVLWNGNHGRTYFFQNEHPYDVPTQSAWRHGNTNGFAAYKVGDHVTEHHAWGLGSYAYFDLNANIYTDRAYEVPDTPGVVFTSLMTVCLNGAGGGGILHCVNNAGDPVENGFGTYNMKSYSNGVGLV; via the coding sequence GTGATTCCCTCTCGCCGTGCCGTGCTCCGTGGGGCCGCGGCCGCTGCCGCAGCGGTGCCGCTGGCCGGCGCAACCGCAGGATCCGCCTTCGCGTCGTCCTCCGCCTCCGCCGGGGCGGGCGGCCACGGCGACGCCGGCCACGGTACGGCCGGTCTGGGACCCAACGTCCTGGTCTTCGACACCTCGATGGGCGACGCGGCGATCCAGGCGCAGATCGACGCCGTGTTCGCCGTCCAGCAGTCCAACCAGTTCGGCACCGAGCGGTACGCCCTGGCGTTCCAGCCGGGCACGTACAACGTCGAGATCAACGTCGGCTTCTACACCCACGTACTGGGGCTCGGCGCCAGCCCCGAGGACGTCGTCATCAACGGCCATGTCACCGTCGACGCCCAGTGGTTCGGCGGCAACGGCACCCAGGACTTCTGGCGGGCCGCCGAGAACCTGACCATCGTCCCGCCGGACGGGCTGGAGCGCTGGGCCGTCGCCCAGGCCGGCCCGATGCGCCGCGTCCACGTCAAGGGCAACATGATCCTCATGCCGAGCCCGCCCGGCAACGGCTGGTCCAGCGGCGGCTTCCTGGCCGACAGCGTGGTGGACGGCCAGATCAACTCCGGCTCGCAGCAGCAGTGGCTGTCCCGCAACGACACCATCGGCAGCTGGACCGGCGCCAACTGGAACATGGTCTTCGTCGGCGTCCAGGGCGCACCCGCCACGTCCTTCCCGACGCCGCCGTACACGACCGTCGACCGCACCCCGGTGGTCCGGGAGAAGCCGTTCCTGACCGTCGACCGACGCGGGGCCTACCACGTCTTCGTGCCCGCGCTGCGCCGCGACAGCACCGGCACCTCCTGGGCCGCCGGGCCGGCCGCCGGCCACAGCATCCCGCTGACCGAGTTCCACGTCGCCCGGCCGGGAGACTCCGCCGCGAGCATCAACGCGGCGCTCGCCCGTGGCAAGCACCTCCTGCTCACCCCGGGCATCTACCCGCTGTCCGCACCACTGCGGATCTCCCGGCCCGGCACCGTCGTGCTCGGCCTCGGCCTGCCCACCCTCCAGGCCGTCAAGGGCAACTCGCTCATCGAGGTCGCCGACATCGGTGACGTCTCCGTGGCCGGCGTGATCCTCGAGGCCGCCTCCGCCGATTCCCCCGTGCTGCTGCGCGTAGGCGACGGCCACAGCCGCAGGAACCACGCGCACCGCCCCACCGCGCTCTTCGACGTCTTCCCGCGCATCGGCGGCGCCGTCCCCGGCGGCACCCGGGTCAGCATCCAGATCGACAGCAACGACGTGATCGTCGACCACGTCTGGGCCTGGCGCGCCGACCACGGCCTCGACGGCACGGTGGGCTGGTCGGTCAACCCCGCGGGCGTCGGCTTCCTCGTCAACGGCGACCGGGTCACCACCTACGGTCTGTTCGTCGAGCACCACCAGAACTACGAGGTGCTCTGGAACGGCAACCACGGCCGCACCTACTTCTTCCAGAACGAGCACCCCTACGACGTCCCGACGCAGTCGGCCTGGAGACACGGCAACACCAACGGCTTCGCCGCCTACAAGGTCGGCGACCACGTCACCGAGCACCACGCCTGGGGCCTGGGCAGCTACGCCTACTTCGACCTCAACGCGAACATCTACACCGACCGCGCCTACGAAGTCCCCGACACCCCGGGCGTCGTCTTCACCTCGCTGATGACCGTCTGCCTCAACGGGGCGGGCGGCGGCGGCATCCTGCACTGCGTCAACAACGCCGGCGACCCCGTGGAGAACGGCTTCGGAACCTACAACATGAAGTCCTACTCGAACGGCGTCGGCCTGGTCTGA